One part of the Sciurus carolinensis chromosome 4, mSciCar1.2, whole genome shotgun sequence genome encodes these proteins:
- the LOC124983388 gene encoding 40S ribosomal protein S20-like, whose product MAFKDTGKTPVEPEVAIRRIRITLTSRNVKSLEKACADLIRGAKEKNLKVKGPVRMPTKTLRITTRKTPCGEGSKTWDRFQMRIHKRLIDLHSPSEIVKQITSISIEPGVEVEVTIADA is encoded by the coding sequence ATGGCATTTAAAGACACCGGAAAGACACCCGTGGAACCAGAGGTGGCGATTCGTCGAATTAGAATCACCCTCACCAGCCGCAATGTGAAATCGCTCGAAAAAGCGTGTGCTGACTTGATCAGAGGCGCAAAGGAGAAGAATCTCAAAGTGAAAGGACCTGTTCGCATGCCTACTAAGACTTTGAGAATCACTACAAGAAAAACACCTTGTGGTGAAGGCTCCAAGACATGGGATCGTTTCCAGATGAGAATCCACAAACGACTCATTGATTTGCACAGCCCTTCTGAGATTGTTAAACAGATTACTTCCATCAGTATTGAGCCAGGAGTGGAGGTTGAAGTCACCATTGCAGATGCCTAA